The following DNA comes from Epinephelus lanceolatus isolate andai-2023 chromosome 1, ASM4190304v1, whole genome shotgun sequence.
ATGAGCATGTAGCAGAATAGGTGAGATGATCTGTAATTTTCAGTCTTGTAGTAAAATTCCAATAATCTCCTTTTAATAAATGTCTGTGAATTTCCAGTTAGGCTTAATCGTGTCTGCTGTTGAACGCCACATAAACATTTGTCCATCAGTATCAAACCTACTCTCTGTGTCATCAATGATCAACTCGTAAACTAAGGTTGTTACTGATGCAGTGACCTCCCTAGGCAAACTTTTTATGCATTGTGTCAGGGCGCTACAGGGATTCGTGAATTTCCCTGAAAGTACACTCACACCctgtaaatgtttgtttacaaatgTGCTGATCACGATGACGTGAAAGTGGCCAAGGACGAATCTTGAAGGGGTGAGGTGGGGTTAGGATGGGTGTAATTCTGGTTAGAAAGTACTCATATCATTAACCCTTATTAATCATTGGTGACACCACTGATATTTAATGTACACTTATCATGCAGTTGCTTGAATTTTTCATACAGTAAGTGCTGGCTCAGGGTGACAAGCATTGTGTATGGTGTATAAAACTATATGCTAATAAAGAACTGCCTTTTATTTGAGTATATTAACTATATGACACAGTATCCTATAGTAATATAAACTGAATTCTCTGGCACAAAAATGCATAATGCCCCAAGGTACAACAAgccatttgtttgtgtttaacaAGTTTTGCGCAGCATCATTgttatacagtacatacagtgtCTTACTGTGTCTCACTGAAACTGTATTTTATCCATCAGCAGTGTGTTATTCTGCACATCTGTTACAGGTTTtatgtaaaaaaacatttttccatcCATAAATCCAACTACCAAAATAGTCATTCATAGAACATCATTAGTCATATAACTATGCATCCATTGTTTTGCACTTCATACCATTTATTTAATTAGCTGTTATACAGCAATACATCTGGCaagttgtattttatttgttttgttgatgACATTTATTTCAATCCAATATTTACATGCTGTGGCAGTCGGCTGAATCTGATAGGTCACATGACTCTAACTTAGGAATGTTAGCCACATATTGACAATATGGTCATTTGCATTGAAAAGTTAATTCTATAAATAGACTGTCAAACATGATCCCAGCAAGGTTAATAAAAGATCTCAATAGCATCGGGAATAAATGAGCTGTGACGAGGTTAATCACACATACTCTTTTGATCCTGAAGCCACAAGAATTTGGGGTAAAGCTCTCCACACCTCTGTTTGCTTATTAGGAAATCACTTCTGAAATGTCACGCAACAGCAAGAAGAAAAATCAGATATGAGAGGTGAAATTATtggggatattttttttttttacaatactTTCATATTTTTAATACGAGTTCATGTGTTGACATATGGCTGTAGTTTTTCAGCATTAGCCTGCTGGTGCGTAATTACAGTTGTAGCAGAAATGCTCAGGAGGCCAACATATTAAACTGACTTTTATTCCATAGTTCATCAGGAAATGAAACAGTATCAACAGCAGAACTATTGTaagtgttgtttgtttctgctggacTTCAAAATGTCACCTGGGTGTTGTCAAGTGTGTCTTGGCtcaaattagtttttttttttttatcatgaccTGATTGACGCAAGCCACACTTGTGGTTTGGAATATGGACCTGTTCAAGGTAACAATAAGCATGCAGGGATAAGCATGTGACAGGCACACCAGACAGCAGTTTACATATGCTGAGGAGAAATCTGCATCTAAATATAAATTAGGTTCAGTTCAGTTAGTATTTGTGGTGCTTCATTAACTGATCTGTAGTACCACTATCACTGTTGATGAACCCAAAAGCTTATCGAAGAGCTTTCTTTGAACAGAGAGCTAcaacaaaaaagtaaagaaacTGATACACAGTGGGTGTTTTCTGTAGAGTAGGTTTACCGAAAGACAACATACGCACACAGTGTTCTGCAAGCTGTCCTGTGGAATACAACTGGTTGATGATGAAGACATTTGCTGCTTAAGGTTGATGACCACACAATTAAGTGTAGTGTGATTATGTTTTAGGCAGATCGATATATTACCGTTGCTTTTTTCCATCGTAATCAGAGTTCTGAAACTGATTAATTACTGTGTGTATGATTAAATGTGCATTTTGGTGGTCATCAGTGTGAGCTAGAGCTTACAGCATGAGCAATGATACCTGAATTTAGCCTGTGAATATTGACTGATTAAGAAAAAAACTCACTGTGCTGTTTCCTATGCAACAGTAAAGCCTGATTTACCTGCATCATTATTCTATAAATGTTGATGAACATTACGTGACTTCTGTGAGTGAACACTGAGTTTTCAGTTTACAAAGGTTTCCATAACAAGCGGTTCAACAGAAGGGTGGAGAATTTGCTCGTGAGCCAAAAGGGCTGTAAAAAGCCTGCCAGTAATATTAATCATATCAGCAATCCCACCCacttctgatttctttcttttctaatATTTGACATTAGTGACGTTCTCTATTGATTCATGTGTGCACATTCAAATACACGCAGGCCAAAACAGAAAGGATACAGACGGAAGGAGGAGGAACAATTGCAACGTTCACAAGTCAggttcaaattaaattaaactaattAAAAGTTGTAAAGAACAGGATGACAGAAAAAATCTGCAACTTAACCAAATGCAATAATATTCAAATACTTTATTTAAGTCAAGTAAAACAGTAAATACAAACAACTGCCTGTTATGGCACTCCACTGTCAAAGATAATCTGAAGCGATTGAATATGATTGAGAACAAGTTTAATCTGAATTGTCCATAGCTGCTCCGAAGCAACCAGAACTACAGTATGCTTTATGTGACGTTGCTAAACGAGCAGTCTACCCCACGAGTTCGGAAACAAATCAATCAGTTCTCTTCAAATAACTGTGACATCCTTTTGTACTGGACAGTCCCACACAGTCCCCGGCCTTCAATTCTCACACTTCAGCCTCCTTCTGTTCCTCCTGCTGACCATCTTCtgttcctgctgctgtcagctctgTTTGGGCTCTTTTACGCTCTGCCTCTGTTATCGTCATCGGGTGCAGGGGGAAAAATCCTGCCAACcctgaggaaagagagagaggggagagagaaagtATGCATCTCTTATAGAGACATCAACTATAAAGCAAAgaatctctgtctgtctgtctgtctgtctgtctgtctttctttctttctgtgtgcCCTTTGCATATCTCGGGAACTGTTCATCCAATCTACTACACACTTGGTGGGTGTATTGCTGTGGGACCCAAGCTGGTGCCTTTTTGAATTTTGGACACGTGACACGtttaatattaataaacaagccaacagtgctctgtgtctctgcgCAGCTGAGCATGACATGTCTCGCCATGTATATTTCTCCGTGTTTCTGACCGCAAATAGATCTTTGGTATTTGTTTTGCCGTATTAACTTATAACCAGGGAGGAAAGGAGGCTGGTACGGTCCGCTACTCAGTAACACTAAAAGATTCAGTGCTGGGGTGCAGTGCTGAGAAGAGGAGAGTAGCTGCCTGACTAAAGCAGTTTGGTAAAGTTGGAAAGATATGCATGGAGCCAAACTTCCTGGATCATTAACTCATAAGCTAAATATTGATAAAACACAAACTACACGTCTTTCCAACCGAGACAATGAGCTACATTTTATCAAAATGATCTGTCCTCTGAGCTGGAAAGATAACGTATATGTGCAGCTTGATGTGAGACGAGTGCACATGGGCTGTTCACAAAGTGCAACACTTAAATAAAATCAGTAAAATTCACACTTAGAAACTGTAGTGTCATCAAATATTAACTTCAATCTcagaaaatcttttttttatgtgcCTGATGTTTTAAAATTCAATAACAGACAAACTGTTTTGATTTTAACAGTTTTGTCAACTCTCAATTTATTCTGTGACtcttattaaaaattaaatcttTTGCTAAACAAGATGTCAGGTGTTTGTAATTTCTTTCTATATTATAcaggtgttaaaaaaaacaaagcgtGTTCTCAGGGGAGCATGAAGCATGGGGGCGGGAGGAGAATAAGAGGAAGCAATGAAGGAAGGCACAGCGTACTTAAATTTACTTGCCATCTATTTAAGGTGAAGCTTTCAATTCTAATATATTGCTGATTAGtttaataaacagtaaaacatAGTATTGTAATTGTTATATTTTATGagtaaaatctgaatctgcagtgTAACGAGTAACGTGTCTTTGTCAGGTAAACGTAGCATAATGTTTTCCTCTGAAGTAGAAGTACACAGTAAGTTGTATCCCCTTCAGTTGCATATTTTTACGTGCTTTGGCAGACCTCTGTAAGTTATTTTGGGGTAAAACGAGTAACCAGTAGTAGCCCTGATACTGAAGTTTGAGGTAGGATCAGGACATCTCTGGTTCAAACTGCTAAACGTgagtgttttttgtaaatatattctcattctgaatttgatgcctccAACACATTATAAAAAAGTTGGGAGGAGACCATTTtgccactgtgttacatcacctttttAACAACACTGAGGAACATTAATTGTTTAAGTTTTAAAAGTGACATTTCTTTCTCTAGATTTACAACCGTGCCCCCAAAATCTTAAgattgaaaaatgactcaaaatccCATCTGAACACTAAGAGATTTCTTCATACAGCAAGCATCTTGAAGCTTGCATTGCAAACAAAGGCTTCTCAAAGTATTAAGTAGATTTCAATTTGCAAGTTCAATTTTTTTCTTCCATGTATTCCACTTTATGCACATAACATTTAAAGATGAAATTGTTATGATTTCTTTACCCATGTGGTTTTATTGCGTTAATACCAATGTGTGGTctaaatttcatgtgaatagCTGTACTGGAAATATGCTTAATGAGAAAATATTTCAATATGCTCAATACTACTTTCACCCACTTTGTGTGGAAAAGGGTTCGGAAAACCATTGCCCTCTGTTTTTACATATGTTTAGTacagtgtcccaacttttttggaagtGAGGTTGCACATAAGATGGTTGTGAGGATCACAACCACAGGGCATGGATGAGGTACTTAATGGCAAAGTGAACATGTAATGTTGTCTGACAGTCATCCTTTATGGTAGCAGATAACATagaaaaaactgaatttaaatatTTGTCAACACAGAGAAGTATATCTCTAGGTGAATATTGCCTAAAAGGTGTAGGTGCTCAGTAAAGCGATGGATGGACCTCCTTGATTAAACAAATCACTATGAGCACTGAAATTCTCTGGATAGGCAGACAATAAAATTGTGCAATGTTGATCCAGCTTTAAAAGAACATGCTAATGGAGTGAATACACACCTAGAAGTTTGGCCACTGGCTTTGTTGGGTGTGCACCACAGCCTATCCAGTACTTGATCCGGTCAAAGTTGAAGCTGACGAGTTTCTCGTTGTGGACGTTTGGGAGGGGGTCGTAGGTGCCCAACTGCTCTAGATATTTACCATCTCTTGCCTTCTTGTTGTAAGCCGCCACAATGCGATAAAAAGgtctgtttgcttgtttgtggcCTGCAAGAGCCAACCGGAGGACAACGTAACCCCCGTGGTACTTCTTTAGCAGGAATGATGCTGAAGAAGGAAATGAGCACAAAGAGAAAATAGAATGAGTTTCTTGTTACTGTTAATGTAGATAACCTTCATCCTTAGGTAAATATTATACCGTCAAAGGCCTTAACCATTCTGTTGAAGTAATTTCTGCTAAAGCATATTTCATATCATGAAATCCTGTGTACGCTACAGACTAACATCTTACTTAAGAAGCCCATGTTAACCACATCTCTGATTTCATGCTGCTTCCATAAGTTACTTTCTTATGCAAGATGGAAGGGAGAGAAGTGAAGGAAGGGACAGCAGTACTTGCTTTGTGTcgttttaatttgtattttatgtattaTATTGTGTCTGTCGCTTTTctcttttattgtaaaaaacTTTGTGAAATCTGCTCTATAAGAGGCGCCACACATGCACTATGTTGCAGGTTTATTACGTGCACCTAACTACAACGGATGCGGTCTGAATACTACCTTTAGTGTGTAAGAGAGATTTTATTATTCAGTCTAACCCCCTTCTAACAAGTTAAATCAGCTgctcacagaaacagtttaTACAACTTTTTATTGCAGGACTGTTGTCTTAGAGCTGTGTTCACTCATTACAGACCTACTCTCTGTAATTCTCTACAAGAATTGCAGTCTGTTACAACAGTGTctacttcattcattcattcattcatcttctaaccgcttcatcctcttgagggtcgcgggggggctggaggctatcccagctgatatcgggcgagaggcagggtactccctggacaggtcgccagactatcgcagggctgacacagtgTCTACTTTATaagcaaattaaaaatatatctttttttgCAAGCATTTAGTTAGGTTTAaacagagtgctccagggatgatgtttttttgtggatCAATGCAGAATTTATCATCACTCTGGCTCcctcatcaaaaaaaaaagccagtgtattttggattattgcagtaAATAAGCTCTGTAATATACAAAGTTTTATGATACTTtcagttttgttcagcaagatatttttttcaaatgacaccccttgtatgaattttgaagcctaaatgcagtcaccagaggtgaaaagctaatgttaggctataaacgaaGTACACCATGGTCGCATGACTTAAACTTCACCACTACAAcgtggctgtaaagctgtgctGGGCATGATGGCGTTCTGTTGTCTCATTTAGGtgcttgttagcaaccacctttttaagacacacaaaagcttcaaaattcacaagtaggtatttactgacatatttaatGTTGTGGAGCAAAACATTAAAGTCTCTTACGCTTGTGTTATTTCAGGCatttaaccaaaaacccattcaaaaaacccactgactttgagacgagggaagcgggagtgcaaaaatgtgaactaatttctgggttttaggacccATCCCTGGGGAACTCTGTTGTGTGGTAAATAGATAAAACTTATATTTTTGAATCAGTACAGTTATTATTCCATTTTTAATAATACCTTCTCTTCTTACatgtttatactgtatatgtttttgtcacatatgatctttgtctattttttttttgctttttatcaGAAGCACATTAAGTTTCCACCTCtggtatgaaatgtgctatatgaCTAAATCTGACTTGACTTGGACCACATCAGTTTTAGCTCAATGTCACTAATAAGTCAGTAGCTGAATGTAAATGTATCTTATATATTCATATCATGTCAAAAACAATTACGCTTTAATGGAGTGACAGAAAATCAACAATTGAATCTATTAACCATTACACTTGCTTAATACAGCAAACACGGCAAATATTCTCTAATTCTTGCTTCTCTAATGTAAAGTTTGCTCCTTTGAAGAGTGTCATATTATTTCAAATTGcataattttgtgttttgaaCTGCTGTTGGATAAAACGCCATTTTAACATGACCTTGAAAGCCAAACTTGTgatgggaattttttttttttttaactattttatAGATTAAGCCATTCACCGACTGATCAGTCAGTAATGGAGGAGAATTATCAGTTGTAGCCCTACTGTCATATTaaacttcacttcactttacTCCACAAAATGCCTACAGTAAATCCCATTGTGGGAAGCTTATTCTTTTTACTTCAATAAAAGCAGTAACGATTATGCAAGAAAACTGTCCTGGCTGCTTGAGCTGATGTAATACTTATTACACAATAAATGTGAAACATGTGACTGCACATATTCTGGAGGTTATATTTACTTGTCTTGCAAAAACTCTTCTCCAGTTCCTGCAACTACGAGACAAAAACATTGTAAGTGGATCACATCACTCCGTTTCTGAGGTCTTTACACTTGTTCCCGGTCTCTTAGAGAATCTGTTTCAAAATAGAACTTGTGATTTACGAATCACTAAATGATTTAGGGCCCAAATATCTAACCGTCTGCTGGTTCACAGCCAAACCATCCAGACCTCTAGGGTCATCTGGAACAGGTCTGCTTTTTGTGTCCAGAGTCAAGCATTTAGTTTTTATGCACCACACATGGGGAACAAACTCACAGAATACTGACATCTGCCTCTTtaaaaatcaattatttattcAATTCTTAAACACTGCACTGTGACTTGGATTCTTGTTTTTATAACTGTCTTAGTATATTTTAGCTTGTTTAATTTTCTGTTCTCTAGCTCTCTAAggtgattttatttatatttaaaaaggtTTTTACAACATGTTTCTTTTGCATTTTGTCTCGAtgctttttatatttcatgtaAATCACTTTAAACTACCTTGTTGCCTATATGTGCTGTATAAACCTGCCTTGCCTGAGAGTCAGGATTTGTCTGTTCACACTGTATACTCACATAAATGCACCATGGTGTCGGCTGGATTATCCTGCAACAAACAAATAGTCACCTTTAAACCCAAGTGTATATGTGTAACTTTCTTTCTAAACAACGCCAGCAGTATCCTGTCACCCTGGACATTTCATTGAAAGGCAACAGTACAGTGCAGCTAGGTTAGCTgttgctaacggctaacagcaaAGAGCATCTTTTGTTTGAGGAACACGTACGATTTAAAAATGAGCAGAATTAAGTTAAATACCTTTGAGGATGATAGACGAAGTACAGCAAAATCTTCCCAGGTGTCAACTCCTTTTTATTCGCTGgacaataaatatatttaccGTTACCAACTGAATGTTTTCAGCATGAGAAGTAATGTGACATTCAGCGAGTGGCCAtgtttaaacaggaagtgacgcAACGGCCTCAGCGTCATTGCATCACAGTGGCACAAGATGGCGCTGTTGCACTGCTCTCCAGTGTACTGCAGCAAACTAAATGTCTCCAACAGCCTTCTATTGAGCTGCTATGAAAGTTTGTGTAGTTAACGTTAATGTGTCGGTGTGAAATATTTTCGGACACTATCCTGAATAAGTTATATCATCTTCAAAAACGTCTCTAAAATTATAAAAGTATGCCTTCACACATGGACACTGTATTCAACATTGTTATACTGTGGTTTTATAATGTTATAATCCCTTTTAGTCAGAGGTGGAAGAACTCAGATTGGTAAGTAAAATACGAATAACACATAGGCCtggtaaaataatataatatatataatatattacaaGTAAAAAGTGCTGGATTCAAACATTTAAGTAAAAACCTACATCAGTCATACTGCTGCCCAaacgagcagcagcagctcctgctcactgttgagtttttctctTTCGCGTATTAATGAGAATTCAACCGTTCAGACTGCCTAGTTATTATATATTGCATTTTAACTGTTTATGTAATTATTTATCTTGCTGATGGCTTGTctttgctgctgtaacactACAAGTTTCCCAGCCGAGAGACTAGTAAAGATCATATCTCATCTTTAAAGTACCATCAGCTTAAAGCACTTggagtatcaaaagtaaaagcaggCCTTTTGAGTGTTATGGCTAATATTATACACAGCTGCTactattattacattattattggTATAGCCtattaagcagcattttaatctTTTAGCCATGAGGTGCTTTGgtaatgttttatttcatattgtACAAACAGatcttgtgtttctgtgtgtcggATTATAAACCACTCACTACAGCTGTCAGTATGGCATTATACTATATAACCCTAAATGTTGTTCAGCTTTGTTCTCCTTGTTTTTAGCTGCAGGGTGAAGTCAATTTGTGACACTTTTTGGTAGATTACCAAGGAAACCACCTAAAATTCTGAGGACTACCTAATGTGTTATTCTTAAAACATATGTTTCtgtaaagaaaatatgttgCCAAGTAAAATACTTAAGAAACGTTGGACCCTCCAACACATCAATAACCCCCACCTCACTctgatgatgtgttcaggtaaaatgggacagtaatttttttaaatggttaaatCTATTTATCAgttaattcatttattcattaaactattaattaaaaaacatcGTCCAACTTTTCTGCCAGGCTTTTCCTATTCttttgctgccttttctctTGGTGCCACACTGTCTACAACCAACATGAATGTGTATATGTGTTAGCATGTTTATAAAAATGATGGTTATTGTGGCAGACATGGACTAACTGCAtcatctttaatattttttaggtGACAAaattactaaaagtgtctgtaATATAACAGGTTGGCCCACAATCATGATTTTATGGCAGCCGAAAGCCTAAAAACATGCTGGTTTTCATATccgaaaaatgtcccatttaaGCTTAATTTCtggtcccattttacctgaatgcATAAAGTACTCACTAAAAATTCCAGTAataataaagtgtattttgaaaatattttgattagAAGTCAGTTAATGAAGAACAACATCGTACaatcatttttgttgttataccCTTACCCTTTTAGCTGCAGTACTCTTATTACCAAGAAGATAAAATCAACAGGCCACATGGTTTACTCTCCAAGATCTGTGACCAGtgggttttttatttttaaatctttgctCTGCCCATCCAGTTCTCTCAGACcaataaaaaacattgtttaTGCAAAGAACATTTGTAGTAACAATGTAAAACCAAATGACTCTTTGACAGGAGGTCCGCGGCCCCTAGGGGGTtctcagagttactgcaggcGGGCtgccaaatttttgtttgagaattttttttttcttttgaaaattaaaacatgtctgaaaatatacatttacatGAGTCCAACATATTTTATCAAAGATAAATTGGCCTATGcataaagaaaaacaacccaACACGTGTATTTTACAGCACACAGCCTCGATAATACACTAACTGTTACCCATGAATCTTTGTCAAATGAATCCATGATGAAGAAATATATGAAACTATCAATAAGTCTAATTTGAGTAGCTTAGAATTGTATGCATCACATAAAGGATGTGTTTCTACATTTCATTTTAGGCAGCCCTATATATTAATGTAGGCCTAGTTTAAGATACAACTTGATTTTCATCTCTCTTTCAGTTAAGGGGTCCATGGCCTGGAAAATGCTAAAGAACCCTACAATAGCATGTTTGAGAACTGGCTGCTAATTTTTAAAGAGCCTAAAATCTTATTTGCCCCATTTTACCTGATGTCCAAAATGACCTGACTTCACCTGTCTAATCTAGCTGTATGTCTATTCAAAATTGACCCCTTTCCATCCAACATGGTACCAGTTCCATTCTGGTTCCTGCACCTATTTTTGCAACATTTCGACCAAAAATAAACTGGTTCAAACACCAAAAGGTTGGTTCTCAGCTGAAACCAAAAATAACAGGTTTTTCTTGCCCTGCAGTGTTAACTGTGATGACATTAGTGAGTGTGTCACATAATAACAGAACAAAGGTTTGCAGGTAATCCACGATTTTGCTACTGCTGGTTACTTCTGTTGTGCATTACTGCCCTCCGTTGATGACgcatccttgattacaatggttcAGTGTAAAACTGGTGAAAACGTGCTGGTTTACTAGATAGCACCAAAGTTCCAGGAATCCTGAACAGAACTGGATCAaaaaccagagctaatttggtgaTAAAAGCCGTAATTAAGAGCACCAAAATAGGAGTCAAATTCCATGTAAGTGCACTCGTGCTTGCTTTGATGTGGTGGAAATTAAGTGTATAAAGTAGTGCACAATGGAAGtgctaaaaaaatgtaaagtcACCTCACTTAAGTACAGTTTTCAGTAAATGCACTGAAAATTTGAATTTTACCTCTGCTTTTGATggtaaataaaacagatttcagTGCTTTCACAAGTTTATTACACTCACTGTAAGTCTCAGTGGTCAAATGCATCAGCTATGAATGCAGCTAAATGCCAAAAATGTGTGAATATGTAAATGTCATGTATTTTTCAAATCCATGTTGACACAGTTTCTAGTTTTAGTATAGGTAAGTGAGCTGGTACAAAGATCATAagcatgttaaaaaat
Coding sequences within:
- the mrps16 gene encoding small ribosomal subunit protein bS16m, giving the protein MVHLSSFLLKKYHGGYVVLRLALAGHKQANRPFYRIVAAYNKKARDGKYLEQLGTYDPLPNVHNEKLVSFNFDRIKYWIGCGAHPTKPVAKLLGLAGFFPLHPMTITEAERKRAQTELTAAGTEDGQQEEQKEAEV